A single window of Helicobacter pylori DNA harbors:
- a CDS encoding thioredoxin family protein → MLEVINGKNYAEKIAHQAVVVNVGANWCPDCRKIEPIMENLAKTYKGKVEFFKVSFDESQDLKESLGIRKIPTLIFYKNAKEVGERLVEPSSQKPIEDALKALL, encoded by the coding sequence ATGTTAGAAGTGATTAACGGAAAGAATTACGCAGAAAAAATTGCTCATCAAGCAGTAGTGGTTAATGTGGGGGCGAATTGGTGCCCGGATTGCAGGAAGATTGAGCCGATTATGGAAAATTTAGCCAAAACTTACAAAGGCAAGGTGGAATTTTTTAAGGTTTCTTTTGATGAGAGCCAGGATCTCAAAGAGAGCTTAGGCATCCGCAAGATCCCTACTTTGATTTTTTACAAAAACGCCAAAGAAGTGGGTGAAAGGCTTGTAGAACCTAGCTCTCAAAAACCGATTGAAGACGCTCTAAAAGCGTTATTGTAA